ataaatatttaagggaaaaagaactttgtccgggagtgtggcctgcACCAGcattctcatgagtctatctctctcctatccatatgaaaagacacatctacccccttgttttgaggagaagagatatagacacatggtACTATTGGCGTAGGCCGCACTCccaaacagaaaactacttcccaataGTTAAATTATACCGAAGAGGTTGGACTCCAATTCCAGTTTTGTTCAATCAAGTTTGTTGATGTGGTCCTGGAAatgacccccccccctctcctaaCTTCTATATTGTAATGTTGTATTTACCAAACCACAATGTTACATACATGAATGAACAGCTCccatttaaaatttttgatATTATCTTGGTCCAATCCCACCTACCTATACAACCTTTTCTACATCATTGGACCTTCTTACTAAGAAGAAGAGTGAATTCACCAAACAACGGGTCAATGATACCTAAACGTATTGCAATTACTATTTAGTAGCACCCGTCGTCTCTGTTGGAAAATTTGGTAAAGCGAAATCTGATTGAGTATCGAACATTTGTGGATTGTTTTAagaaaccttttttttctttaaatatggATTTTCCTAGACGGATGTGAATATGAATCGATTACGGATTCCCCTAGACGGATGTGAACATGGATCAGATACGGATTTtcaactatccatttacattcctAATGGAAGCTTGGGGATAAAGTAGTGAATCTGTAGAGAGCAGTGATGAAGTCTCACTTTTGAGTTGACTCCGTTGAGTGGTGGAAAACTATATAAGATAAGGAGGTGAAGGGCTTAAGCTACTACCCCACAGGGGTTGTTGTTTGAAGTATCACATATGACAAATGTCCTCATGATTTTTTCTCCATTTGATTTATTGTTTAATTAATTGTAATACATTGTGAATTTGATAAAGGTATTTAAAGCtacaaaatattatttataaaactgttatatattgtatttttataaTCAAACTTGAATGGTTTGGAGGTCTGAAATTGATATATTCATATCCACATCTGATTAGCTTTCAAaaggattcggataatttcAGGAAATCGATTTTCTAAACAGAGACAAACATAAATTGAATACAATTTtttaagggtaaagtacacgtacccctctagaatgcacccaatattcctcgtacccccctaagcggctcaatattccacgtaccacccctgctttacaccccaaatgccatttaagtccacaccatgtattaaatgctataaaatgaccaaattaccctttcttctattttttctaaaatttgacaagacctaattgccctgacctatttactaaaatttaaaaagactaaaataccctcatcttccccaaatattCTTTTacataccaccaccaccaccgcttcTCTGTCACAGTCCTCCTCATGTCAGGCGACTCATTCAACATCCCTGCTGTAGATTCTTACATCGATCATGTCTCCCAAATAGACCCATCAATCGTCTTCCACCGCTTCCCTGCTCTTCCCAAACTTGAATCTTCATCCCCCACCATCTTCCAAATCATCCACCGCAACAATCCAAACCTCCTCCACACCCTCCAAACCATCTCCAACTCTTCCTCCATTGCAGCCCTTGTGATCGATTTCTTCTGCAACTCTGCCTTCCCTAGTGCCGCCGAGCTAAACATCCCTCTTTACAACTACGTGCCGAGTGGTGCCTCTGGTCTCTCCGTCTTCCTTTACCTTCCAACGATTCATAACCAGACTGACAAGAGCCTCAGGAAGCTTGGCAACACAAATCTCGACATCCCAGGCTTGCCCCCAATTCGTGCTGCACAAatgttagggttaggattttaagcacaaggttgcttaaagcacagcctgggcattaatacaagtaggattatattagaacatataaagggatattacataaatacccttacaacaaATGCCGCAAGTTTTACATGATCGGAACAATGAGTTCTACGATGATATGTTGGACTTGTCAAACCATCTCACCAAATCAAGGGGAATTATATCAAACACCTTTGAAGCACTAGAGCCAAGAGTAATCAAGGTGGTCAGAGAACAAATgccgttttttttttctgtattggAGCATTAGTTGTACAACCCATAGATCAATCTAGTGAGTTAGATTGCTTGAAGTGGCTTGACGTGCAACCGAGTCGAAGCATTGTGTTCTTGAGCTTCGGAAGCCGCGGCGTTTTCCCGGTGAAATAGATTGCAGAGATCGCCGCGGGGCTTGAAAGGAGTGGCCAGAGGTTCTTGTGGGAGGTGCGAAGTCCTCCACGGGATAGTGACAGACAGTCTTTGTTATCGGCCATGGATGATTTCGATCTTAATGCTGTGATGCCGGAGGGGTTTCTTGATCGGACCAGAGACAGGGGAATGGTGGTGAAGTCGTGGGCGCCACAGGTTGAGGTGTTGAGTCGAGAATCGGTGGGTGGATTCGTGACTCACTGTGGGTGGAACTCGGTTTTAGAAGCGGTGTGCGCTGGGGTGCCATTGCTGGCTTGGCCGCTCTATGCAGAACATGAAATGAATAAGGTGATTTTGGTGGAGGAGATGAAGTTAGCTATGCCAATGGAGGTGGCAGAGGAGGATGGGAACGTGGTGGCTGCCGAGGTTGAGAAGCGAGTCAAAGCATTGATGGATTCGGAGGAGGGAACATAGATGAGAGAGCAGTGTAGGGAAATGAGGGAGAAGGCCTTGGCTTCATGGGCTGAAGGTGGATCGTCAAAGACTACGTTTACCAATTTGGCCGAGTCATGGGAGCGGAGATAAAACTCGGATGTGTCGTCGTCCTTGTCAAACTGATTCAGCATCATCAGCTCGTTATCTCAAGATGATGATTTGGCGATGGTGTCAATggtggggggtggtggtggcggtggtgggtatgtaaaagaagatgatgatttggggaagatgagggcattttagtcttttcaaattttaacaaataggtcaggtcaattaggtcttttcaaattttagaaaagatagaagaaagggtagtttggtcattttatagcatttaatacctggtgtggacttaaatggcatttaGGGTGTAaagaggggtggtacgtggaatattgaggggtggtacgtggaatattgagccgcttaggggggtacgaggaatattagGTGCATTGTAAGGGGGTTCATGTACTTTACCCATTTTTTAACTATCCATTGACATCCCTATAAGTTGTGGGACTTGACCGAAGCATTTGAGAGTGGGCAAAACTCATAAAGGATAAAACATAAAGAGGTTTTTCATGATcagaaaaataattacaaaacaagtaaattTAAAAGTCAGAGAAAATGTGAAACAAAATCAAACTTACATGTCTTATCACATAGATTTAAATaatttatcaataaaaaaaatatctactTGAAGTGTGGCCTACCCCAACATTCCCATGagtgtatctctctcctccctatatgaaAGGACACCTTTGTCCattgttttgaagaggagagaaatagacacatggaactgctagcgtaggccacactcgtGGTCAGAAAACTACTTCCGAAAAAATATTACTGTTGGACAACTATGGGTCGGGTATTACCGGACCCGTTTTCAACCAGACATAAAAAGTGTTTTGCCCGTAAATTCGTCCACTGCTCTCTGTTGACTTctgatttatttattgttgggttGATTCTGTAATCTTGTTTGCTTCTCTAGTGAATTAATCTGCTTGGGGAGTTGGGGTTTTTCTGAATTTCCTGCGTTGGTTCTTTGTGTCTTCTCTGGATCCTCTGCCAAATCAAGGTCAAGCTGCTcggtttgttttggtttttggcAAAGGTTCTCAGAAACCCTTCATCGGATATTCCCGTAATCTCATCCTCCATTTTCAGTCAAGAGACGATGATCTGATTTTCTCGTCGGCATATTCGAATCTGGTAAGGCTCCTTTTCCTTCTGTAGCTTTCTTCCCCTGCTTGGAAAcccttgtttcctttttcttcaattattAGTCTATGGGAAGATTTTATCGTTCCTTTCCTCAATTGGGTTTGGTTCTGATTCTAGGGCTGTATCCTCTATCTCTTTGATATGTAGTTCTTATCGAATTGTTTGAGTTTCTAGTTGTTTCTCTGGGCTACATGGAGAACTTCCATCTGTTGACTTTGAACTTATTTATAGATTTTGATATTTGGTCATATTTT
The sequence above is a segment of the Telopea speciosissima isolate NSW1024214 ecotype Mountain lineage chromosome 7, Tspe_v1, whole genome shotgun sequence genome. Coding sequences within it:
- the LOC122669414 gene encoding UDP-glycosyltransferase 88F3-like, producing MDDFDLNAVMPEGFLDRTRDRGMVVKSWAPQVEVLSRESVGGFVTHCGWNSVLEAVCAGVPLLAWPLYAEHEMNKVILVEEMKLAMPMEVAEEDGNVVAAEVEKRVKALMDSEEGT